The Clostridioides sp. ES-S-0010-02 genome window below encodes:
- a CDS encoding class II aldolase/adducin family protein yields MLLENLRKEVLQASLDLLNYNLVTLTGGNVSGRDEETGYIAITPSGMDYRNLTPSDIVLIDIDGNTVDGKWKASVDSPDHLYIYKHRDDINSIIHTHSTYSSCFAILNESIECASTTLANEVGGSVPVAKFSPPTSNQMGKCVIDVIGNRRACLLANHGVIAVGPSVKHALTAAVMLEDAAKVYYLAKSIGTPVLLPDEEVQRARNVFLNVYGQDK; encoded by the coding sequence ATGTTATTAGAAAATTTGAGAAAAGAGGTATTACAAGCGTCTTTAGACCTTCTAAACTATAATTTGGTTACATTGACAGGAGGAAATGTAAGTGGAAGAGATGAAGAAACTGGATATATAGCAATCACACCAAGTGGAATGGATTATAGAAATCTTACACCAAGTGATATTGTTTTAATAGACATAGATGGAAATACTGTAGATGGTAAATGGAAGGCATCAGTAGATTCACCAGACCACTTATATATATATAAACATAGAGATGATATAAATAGTATAATACATACACACTCTACATATTCAAGTTGCTTTGCAATTTTAAATGAGTCTATAGAGTGTGCAAGTACAACTCTTGCAAATGAGGTAGGAGGTTCAGTTCCAGTTGCAAAATTTTCACCACCAACATCTAATCAGATGGGAAAATGTGTTATTGATGTAATAGGTAATAGGAGAGCATGTCTTTTGGCAAATCATGGAGTAATTGCAGTTGGTCCATCTGTAAAGCATGCACTTACCGCAGCTGTAATGTTAGAAGATGCAGCAAAAGTATATTATTTAGCAAAATCAATTGGGACACCAGTATTATTACCAGATGAAGAAGTTCAAAGGGCTAGAAATGTATTTCTTAATGTGTATGGTCAGGATAAGTAA